From one Brachypodium distachyon strain Bd21 chromosome 4, Brachypodium_distachyon_v3.0, whole genome shotgun sequence genomic stretch:
- the LOC100821059 gene encoding protein MODIFIER OF SNC1 1 — MASSSLHATDKRWAAPTRKSGMTVLGKIPKPINLPSQRLENHGLNPNVEIVPKGTHTWGTKPGPTTPNAWSTTSLLSPKKDGNSSAPSQFNGRPSSGGGSRPSTAGSESLDSPNAWGPNSRPSSASGTLPSSHLPVVTNRPRSADTRPGSSQLSRFADNSSEYMNVSIRTIDKSGSSSHGHGFTLSTGDFPTLGSEKSSESNNQRGHSSKGRPTSSSGKDGSQNGLGKSPTAGSGQSLLSANNQPADIMKTEQHEHDGAAPFVAAGPPNEAQQPQPYPPNYGMPPPQFDSWRAPPGHPPEGMWHRGPAPGGPYRPVGPSSSFSVEPFTYYGQFPPNSEAAARQGSGHSGYHPKSGDASHSVPPNSYIMNRPAIPLRPVYQGPMPCDGYFVPQRANFNNSNVRDSPFIGGPHQPGILNQFPNQNDKFQTGVSQSRPVKHETVHKELSESARVHLVSRGQPMALHDNPDRSVGPKETEKKTQPAPPLLPHPDGNRSDVNMRTDTRDAHSERNMLLMKSVADQRGPARLNHSSALENSHTLHKGTDDGTPLKNFKGDNVTLDQQPIIKKNAALIEKIGSLNNKARNIDVRYGADPSSSKETNKQQQKGTDSKADQMIINVSTSAATTGFSSASGEAARVSPISPLTQKVPNMLSDGAVVGLLHPHLNEFSKAGKLGGSTHDRPHKIGDSSRNNHRGPAKEMPAKISAGHGRAENSRAESLPVVQLRSSQHDQPLEHASQLPPVTITDDMPASPDYEFQREKMRELAVQRAKQLQAEEEERTKRQRAKALAKLEELNRRSSVHQKNSNDPPTVNDNVHNKQKAELDATTEPASSTTESREVTASDNLSTLQPPHVQEDVPIQSMSTLPHAAVTAGDPVSHNTSISGRNIPSNKMEHIVQKSISRSHDVGVPRRHAVSEEKIPGEKSSIAVRTENAKKTVEASLTTPTAVVTSHDNPPATNKKSARNSRSKKKVDDAPATSICPPVVLNEQNTVSVSTEPKTQTAGVIISSSIIPSEGIMLTVGSITVGGISFGSFNQENVKSPEEAHNTVKSRPRPQQAKRSGKNQHAVRPVEKPHGNEGVAWAPVKPPGKNEQSEEPMMNAAVAAHPQPIVNAAMAGRPQPIVKYTNDGENVTKTKRAEMERYVPKPLSKELQQQSSEKSCLENKSNDKEAVEKSPGAKVDAAIESKKWEDKKTSRGHGKSHSSWRRRNTDESALVVPQPAEQADNCQGSHQVQKPSGQHQQLEADKQADYAVGNSLTPTETLALPAGAAKEHNAANRQRRQHVKAPKTEGSNYINGNKDREGRKDVNSEHRNMSRSEVKSSGAVTHSRAHWKPKSSNSQTNPQGNGAMDGQVDSVTLQDSSNCNLAPNSSRNDEKDAPSNQGKGDMTHGDDSQKSESHENAEQQQLNHATRRQGHHNGRYHKGNGSGMHRERGYDAGKPSQGANAEKRRGGTHLEYQPVGSSSKPADFQQNPSADDRSVGPPAPGPLYRERGQHRGTRHAGHFVKRNPASDPATNSYQVE; from the exons ATGGGCTGCACCTACAAGGAAATCTGGCATGACTGTTCTTGGAAAAATCCCAAAGCCCATTAATTTGCCAAGTCAGAG ATTGGAGAATCATGGTCTTAACCCCAATGTGGAAATCGTTCCAAA GGGCACCCACACATGGGGTACCAAGCCAGGACCTACAACACCTAATGCATGGAGTACCACTTCACTTCTTTCTCCCAAGAAGGATGGAAATTCCAGTGCACCCAGTCAATTCAATGGCCGCCCCTCTTCTGGGGGAGGGTCAAGGCCCTCAACAGCTGGAAGTGAATCCCTTGACTCTCCTAATGCTTGGGGTCCAAATTCGCGACCGTCTTCAGCATCAGGCACATTGCCATCATCTCATTTACCAGTGGTCACAAATCGTCCTCGAAGTGCAGATACAAGACCAGGAAGCTCACAGCTTTCCCGGTTTGCAGATAATTCCTCGGAGTATATGAATGTATCAATAAGAACTATTGACAAATCG GGATCTTCATCACATGGGCATGGGTTTACTCTAAGTACTGGTGATTTCCCAACACTTGGTTCTGAGAAAAGCTCCGAGTCAAATAATCAACGAG GCCATAGTTCGAAAGGACGCCCAACTTCTAGTTCTGGTAAAGATGGATCCCAAAATGGTCTAGGAAAGAGCCCGACTGCTG GATCTGGTCAGTCTTTACTGTCTGCTAATAATCAACCTGCTGATATCATGAAGACAGAGCAGCATGAACATGATGGAGCCGCTCCCTTTGTCGCCGCAGGTCCGCCAAATGAAGCTCAGCAGCCACAACCATACCCTCCTAACTATGGTATGCCCCCTCCGCAGTTTGATTCATGGCGTGCACCTCCTGGTCACCCCCCAGAGGGAATGTGGCATAGAGGACCTGCGCCAGGTGGCCCATACAGACCAGTGGGCCCCTCTAGCAGTTTCTCTGTTGAACCTTTCACTTATTATGGTCAGTTCCCACCGAACTctgaagcagcagcaaggcAGGGCTCAGGGCATAGTGGCTATCACCCAAAAAGTGGAGATGCATCTCATTCCGTGCCTCCAAATTCCTATATTATGAATCGACCTGCTATTCCTCTCAGACCAGTTTACCAGGGCCCAATGCCTTGCGATGGATATTTTGTTCCTCAACGAGCAAATTTCAATAATTCCAATGTAAGAGATTCTCCTTTCATTGGTGGCCCTCATCAACCAGGAATATTAAATCAATTCCCAAACCAAAATGACAAGTTCCAAACTGGAGTGTCTCAGAGCAGACCAGTCAAACATGAAACAGTTCACAAGGAGCTATCCGAATCTGCTAGAGTACATTTGGTTTCTCGAGGACAGCCAATGGCTTTGCATGATAACCCTGATCGCTCAGTAGGTCCCAAGGAAACTGAAAAGAAGACTCAGCCTGCACCACCACTGCTTCCTCACCCAGATGGAAACCGAAGTGATGTGAACATGAGGACAGATACAAGGGATGCACATAGTGAAAGGAACATGCTTCTTATGAAGTCAGTGGCTGATCAGAGAGGTCCAGCTCGCTTGAACCATTCATCTGCTTTGGAAAATTCACACACTCTTCACAAGGGAACTGATGATGGCACCCCCTTGAAAAACTTCAAGGGTGATAATGTGACGCTTGATCAGCAACCTATCATTAAGAAGAATGCGGCTTTGATTGAGAAAATAGGGAGTTTGAACAACAAAGCTAGAAACATTGATGTGCGTTATGGTGCAGACCCATCTTCATCCAAGGAAACcaacaagcagcagcaaaaaGGCACTGATTCGAAAGCAGATCAGATGATAATAAATGTTTCAACTTCTGCTGCCACCACTGgtttttcttctgcttctgGCGAGGCAGCTCGTGTTTCTCCCATTTCTCCTTTGACACAGAAAGTACCAAACATGCTTAGTGATGGTGCGGTTGTTGGACTGCTACACCCACATTTAAATGAATTCAGCAAAGCTGGAAAGCTGGGTGGATCAACTCACGACCGCCCACACAAGATTGGTGATTCTTCAAGAAACAATCACCGTGGTCCTGCTAAAGAGATGCCAGCCAAAATTTCTGCTGGACATGGGCGGGCAGAAAATTCTAGAGCAGAATCTTTGCCAGTAGTTCAATTGAGGAGTAGTCAGCATGACCAGCCTCTGGAGCATGCTTCACAGCTGCCACCTGTGACAATCACTGATGATATGCCAGCTTCACCTGATTATGAATTTCAG CGTGAAAAAATGAGAGAGTTGGCCGTACAGCGTGCAAAGCAATTGCAAGctgaggaagaggaaaggaCAAAACGACAAAGGGCAAAAGCTCTTGCAAAATTGGAGGAACTGAACAGGCGTTCATCAGTACATCAGAAAAACTCAAATGATCCACCCACAGTAAATGACAATGTACATAATAAACAGAAGGCTGAACTTGATGCAACTACTGAACCTGCTTCATCAACTACTGAATCACGTGAAGTTACTGCATCAGACAATCTTAGTACTCTTCAGCCACCACATGTTCAAGAGGATGTGCCTATACAGTCCATGTCTACTCTACCACATGCTGCAGTTACTGCAGGAGATCCTGTTAGTCATAACACCTCAATCTCAGGCAGGAACATACCGAGTAACAAGATGGAGCATATAGTGCAGAAAAGTATATCACGGTCACATGATGTTGGTGTTCCCAGAAGGCATGCTGTTTCAGAGGAGAAAATCCCTGGTGAGAAGTCAAGTATTGCAGTAAGAACAGAGAATGCAAAGAAAACTGTTGAGGCATCCTTGACCACACCAACTGCTGTTGTTACATCACATGATAATCCCCCAGCCACCAACAAGAAGAGTGCAAGGAACTCAAGAAGTAAGAAAAAAGTGGATGATGCTCCAGCTACTTCTATATGTCCACCTGTGGTGCTTAATGAGCAGAATACAGTGAGCGTGTCCACTGAGCCGAAGACACAAACTGCTGGTGTTATCATTAGCAGTTCTATAATTCCTAGTGAAGGTATTATGCTCACTGTGGGAAGTATAACCGTGGGTGGTATTTCATTTGGATCTTTTAACCAGGAGAACGTGAAATCACCAGAGGAAGCTCATAATACTGTAAAGAGCCGACCAAGACCTCAGCAGGCAAAAAGATCAGGAAAGAACCAGCATGCTGTCCGACCTGTCGAAAAGCCTCATGGGAATGAGGGTGTTGCATGGGCACCAGTTAAGCCACCAGGGAAGAATGAACAGTCTGAGGAACCCATGATGAatgcagcagtagcagcccaCCCTCAACCAATTGTAAACGCAGCAATGGCAGGCCGCCCTCAACCAATTGTAAAGTACACTAACGATGGGGAGAATGTTACAAAAACTAAGAGAGCTGAAATGGAAAGGTATGTGCCTAAGCCACTGTCCAAAGAGCTTCAGCAGCAGAGTTCAGAAAAATCATGTCTAGAGAACAAGAGTAATGACAAAGAAGCAGTTGAGAAGTCACCTGGTGCTAAAGTTGATGCCGCAATTGAGTCCAAGAAATGGGAGGACAAGAAAACGAGCAGAGGGCATGGGAAGTCTCATTCTTCATGGCGCAGAAGGAATACAGATGAATCAGCTTTGGTGGTACCACAGCCTGCTGAGCAAGCAGACAACTGTCAAGGGTCACACCAAGTACAGAAGCCTTCTGGACAGCATCAACAGCTTGAAGCTGACAAGCAAGCAGATTATGCTGTCGGGAACAGTTTGACTCCAACTGAAACACTTGCATTACCTGCCGGTGCTGCTAAAGAACATAATGCAGCTAACAGGCAAAGGAGGCAGCATGTTAAGGCCCCCAAAACTGAGGGAAGTAACTACATAAATGGGAACAAAGATAGAGAAGGCAGGAAAGATGTCAATTCTGAACATAGAAATATGTCAAGATCTGAGGTGAAGAGCAGCGGAGCAGTTACACACTCTAGAGCACACTGGAAACCAAAATCTTCGAATTCCCAGACCAACCCACAGGGCAATGGTGCCATGGATGGGCAAGTGGATAGTGTCACTCTGCAAGACAGCAGCAATTGTAATCTTGCTCCAAATAGTTCCAGAAATGATGAAAAGGATGCGCCAAGTAATCAAGGTAAAGGAGACATGACACATGGAGATGATAGCCAGAAGAGTGAGAGCCATGAAAATGCTGAACAGCAGCAGCTTAATCACGCAACACGTCGCCAGGGACACCACAACGGGAGGTATCACAAGGGAAATGGAAGCGGCATGCACAGAGAAAGGGGTTATGATGCTGGGAAGCCAAGCCAGGGTGCAAATGCTGAAAAGCGGAGGGGCGGCACTCATCTCGAATACCAGCCAGTTGGTTCCTCCAGCAAACCAGCGGACTTCCAGCAGAACCCGAGTGCCGATGATCGAAGCGTGGGCCCTCCAGCTCCTGGACCATTGTACAGGGAGCGTGGCCAACATCGGGGCACCCGCCACGCTGGTCACTTTGTCAAGCGGAATCCTGCCTCGGACCCAGCTACCAACTCTTACCAAGTCGAATGA